The following are encoded in a window of Flavobacteriales bacterium genomic DNA:
- a CDS encoding OmpA family protein: MRVSVFHAASLLILLPAQLWAQGQVSPGLTQANGDCTGAIAITDSIFRQPQAVRGFGNKLEIKENPSDHKQWFEREHHTTWYTFRSPVTTTLTFDIIPDNIEDDIDFLVFEGAIPGICDKIASKQVTPVRSNISRNDKGDGSRCGLRKDAPDAYVRSGVGSSWSRALEVQQGDLFYLVVDYQNRPLAGYTIHFHYDPPPPPEVEEKVKPKQKLEVAILDAATGKPVEANITIDGMVFDKVVEGRGKSRYEYEMDVYRNLRIGCVRKGYMFTSMKVKGTSDPVVSVEVKLTPIAPGEKVVLDDIRFVGNDTKVMRQSESSLLMLLQFMTENPNVRIEIQGHVNGPTFKNKKEFIDLSTERAKTVYDFLIVNDIGPRRLGYVGLGNSQMLYPEPKNKEQSEANRRVEIKVLGM, encoded by the coding sequence GTGCGAGTATCCGTATTCCATGCCGCATCGCTGCTCATTCTCCTGCCCGCCCAGCTCTGGGCGCAGGGGCAGGTGTCTCCCGGCCTGACCCAGGCCAATGGGGATTGCACCGGCGCGATCGCCATCACCGACTCCATCTTCCGCCAGCCCCAGGCCGTGCGAGGCTTCGGCAACAAGCTCGAGATCAAGGAGAACCCCAGCGACCACAAGCAATGGTTCGAGCGGGAACACCATACCACTTGGTACACTTTCCGGTCACCGGTCACCACCACGCTCACTTTCGACATCATACCGGACAACATCGAGGACGACATCGACTTTCTGGTCTTTGAAGGAGCCATCCCCGGCATTTGCGACAAGATCGCCAGCAAGCAGGTGACGCCCGTCCGCAGCAACATTTCGCGCAACGACAAGGGCGACGGTTCCCGCTGCGGACTGCGCAAGGATGCACCGGACGCTTATGTGCGCAGCGGGGTGGGCAGCAGTTGGAGCCGTGCCCTTGAGGTGCAGCAGGGCGACCTGTTCTACCTGGTGGTCGACTACCAGAACCGTCCACTGGCCGGCTACACCATCCATTTCCACTACGATCCACCACCCCCGCCCGAAGTGGAGGAGAAGGTCAAGCCCAAGCAGAAGCTGGAGGTCGCGATCCTGGACGCGGCCACAGGCAAGCCCGTGGAGGCGAACATCACCATCGATGGGATGGTCTTCGACAAGGTGGTGGAGGGCAGGGGGAAGAGCCGCTATGAGTACGAGATGGACGTGTACCGCAACCTGCGCATCGGATGTGTGCGCAAGGGCTACATGTTCACCAGCATGAAGGTGAAGGGCACTTCCGATCCCGTGGTGAGCGTGGAGGTGAAGCTCACGCCCATCGCCCCGGGTGAAAAAGTGGTCCTGGACGACATCCGTTTCGTGGGCAACGACACCAAGGTGATGCGCCAGAGCGAATCATCACTCCTGATGCTGTTGCAGTTCATGACGGAGAATCCGAATGTGCGCATCGAGATCCAGGGCCATGTGAACGGGCCCACCTTCAAGAACAAGAAGGAGTTCATCGACCTGAGCACCGAGCGGGCCAAGACGGTGTACGACTTCCTCATCGTGAACGACATCGGTCCGCGCCGCCTGGGCTACGTGGGCCTGGGCAACAGCCAGATGCTCTACCCGGAGCCCAAGAACAAGGAACAAAGCGAGGCCAACCGCCGGGTGGAGATCAAGGTGCTGGGGATGTGA
- a CDS encoding enoyl-CoA hydratase/isomerase family protein, protein MELYSKDQLTNALSETYAFLEVQQSGQVLTIRLNRTEKKNALHPHMVNELAFAMSYAKHEKSVWAVVLEAQGDVFCAGADLKAFMGGDNNFSSTIPKPNGEVLIGELFNKVYKPVIAKVGGDVFAGGFLFLAGSTYVVAAEGLRFGLPEVKRGLFPYQVMASLLNVMPARTVIDWCIRGYDLPVERARELGLVTHCVKRDELDGTVQGLLDELLVNSPTAIRMGLEAFDHIRPAEAEHAYLLQMLQKTVGTKDGMEGLTAFREKRAPKWTGE, encoded by the coding sequence ATGGAACTCTACAGCAAGGACCAACTCACCAACGCCCTCTCCGAGACCTACGCCTTCCTGGAGGTGCAGCAGAGCGGACAGGTGCTCACCATTCGCCTCAACAGGACCGAGAAGAAGAATGCCCTGCACCCGCACATGGTGAACGAGCTGGCCTTCGCGATGAGCTACGCCAAGCATGAGAAGAGCGTATGGGCCGTGGTGCTGGAGGCCCAAGGCGATGTGTTCTGCGCCGGGGCCGACCTCAAGGCCTTCATGGGCGGCGACAACAACTTCTCCTCCACCATTCCGAAGCCGAATGGTGAAGTGCTCATCGGCGAGCTCTTCAACAAGGTGTACAAGCCGGTGATCGCCAAGGTGGGCGGCGACGTCTTCGCGGGCGGCTTCCTCTTCCTCGCGGGAAGCACCTACGTGGTGGCTGCGGAAGGGCTTCGTTTCGGTCTGCCCGAAGTGAAGCGCGGTCTCTTCCCCTACCAGGTGATGGCATCTCTGCTGAACGTGATGCCCGCCCGCACCGTGATCGACTGGTGCATCCGTGGCTACGACCTGCCCGTGGAGCGTGCCAGGGAACTGGGCCTGGTAACGCACTGCGTGAAGCGCGATGAACTGGACGGCACCGTGCAGGGCCTTCTCGATGAACTGCTGGTCAACTCGCCCACCGCCATCCGCATGGGCCTGGAGGCCTTCGACCACATCCGCCCGGCCGAGGCCGAACACGCCTACCTGCTGCAGATGCTCCAGAAGACCGTGGGCACCAAGGACGGTATGGAGGGCCTCACCGCCTTCCGCGAGAAGCGCGCACCGAAGTGGACCGGCGAATAA
- a CDS encoding acetyl-CoA carboxylase biotin carboxylase subunit, which translates to MTPRVINAILIANRGEIASRVIRTCRKMGIKAIAVYSEADRNAPFVAQADEAVFLGGHAPAESYLDMDKVIAAAKGCGADAIHPGYGFLSENAAFAERCAKEGIVFIGPHPGAIAAMGSKSEAKTLMMKAGVPVVPGYQGEDQSTERLIKEATAMGFPVLLKAAAGGGGKGMRIVHDEAGLKAGIDAAKREAKSAFGDDELIVEKYIASGRHIEFQIFGDQHGNAIHLLERECTIQRRYQKVIEESPSPVMGEDLRQRMGEVAVNAAKALRYDNAGTVEFIYDDRTGDFYFLEVNTRLQVEHPVTEEITGLDLVRMQIERAQGMPLRVKQEDIRGNGYAIECRLYAEDAANDFMPVTGTVERFSWPAVDGLRMESAVQSGSAISVHYDPMIAKVVVHGEDRATAQRKMAYVLRQLVCLGTTTNQHFLLKLMEHPEFQAGKYDTHFIRDRFDLASLEATGEHLQLAAIASMLHGWHQREGQRTLLRSLPSGWRNSFYAHQQVDFFHGDQTLSVKYRALKNSFELLLGESTHTLKPQGVYGDLVRFELDGVQHRMTVVRRGMERFVHGERTGPLRLVEKERFPAKERERVKGGYTAPIPSQVVKVLVEKGQSVKPGDGLLVLSSMKMESTVSAAEEGVVEEVFAAEGSSVEAGALLLKLNT; encoded by the coding sequence ATGACCCCGCGCGTCATCAACGCCATCCTCATCGCCAACCGGGGCGAGATCGCCAGCCGCGTCATCCGCACCTGCCGGAAGATGGGCATCAAGGCCATCGCGGTGTACAGCGAGGCCGACCGCAATGCGCCCTTCGTGGCCCAGGCCGATGAAGCTGTGTTCCTCGGAGGCCATGCACCTGCCGAGAGCTACCTGGACATGGACAAGGTGATCGCGGCCGCCAAGGGTTGCGGCGCCGATGCCATCCACCCCGGCTACGGCTTCCTCAGCGAGAACGCGGCCTTCGCGGAGCGCTGCGCGAAAGAGGGCATCGTATTCATCGGTCCGCACCCCGGCGCGATCGCCGCCATGGGCTCCAAGAGCGAGGCGAAGACCCTGATGATGAAGGCCGGTGTGCCCGTGGTCCCCGGCTACCAGGGCGAGGACCAAAGCACCGAACGCCTGATCAAGGAGGCCACTGCGATGGGCTTTCCGGTACTGCTGAAAGCCGCTGCCGGTGGCGGCGGAAAGGGCATGCGCATCGTGCACGACGAAGCTGGCTTGAAGGCGGGCATCGATGCCGCCAAACGCGAGGCGAAGAGCGCCTTCGGCGATGATGAGCTCATCGTGGAGAAGTACATCGCCAGCGGCCGCCACATCGAGTTCCAGATCTTCGGCGACCAGCACGGCAACGCCATCCACCTGTTGGAGCGCGAGTGTACCATCCAGCGTCGCTACCAGAAGGTGATCGAGGAAAGTCCTTCGCCGGTGATGGGGGAGGACCTGCGCCAACGCATGGGCGAAGTGGCCGTGAACGCCGCCAAGGCCCTGCGCTACGACAACGCCGGTACGGTGGAGTTCATCTACGACGACAGGACCGGCGATTTCTACTTCCTGGAGGTGAACACCCGCCTGCAGGTGGAGCATCCTGTGACGGAGGAGATCACCGGGCTCGACCTGGTGCGCATGCAGATCGAACGTGCGCAGGGCATGCCCTTGCGTGTGAAGCAGGAGGACATCCGTGGTAATGGCTACGCCATCGAATGTCGCTTGTACGCCGAGGACGCGGCCAACGACTTCATGCCGGTGACCGGCACCGTGGAGCGCTTCAGCTGGCCTGCGGTGGATGGGCTGCGCATGGAATCGGCCGTGCAGAGCGGTTCCGCTATCAGCGTGCACTACGATCCCATGATCGCCAAGGTGGTGGTGCATGGCGAGGACCGCGCCACGGCCCAGCGCAAGATGGCGTACGTGCTGCGCCAGTTGGTTTGTCTGGGTACCACCACCAACCAGCACTTCCTGCTGAAGCTGATGGAACACCCCGAGTTCCAGGCCGGGAAGTACGACACGCACTTCATCCGCGATCGCTTCGACCTCGCTTCGCTGGAAGCCACCGGGGAGCATTTGCAGCTCGCGGCCATCGCATCCATGTTGCACGGCTGGCACCAGCGCGAAGGTCAACGCACCTTGCTGCGATCCCTGCCCAGCGGTTGGCGCAACAGCTTCTACGCCCACCAGCAGGTGGACTTCTTCCACGGCGACCAAACCCTTTCCGTAAAGTATCGTGCACTGAAGAACAGCTTCGAGCTGCTGCTCGGCGAAAGCACGCACACCCTGAAACCGCAGGGCGTGTATGGCGACTTGGTCCGTTTCGAACTGGATGGCGTGCAGCACCGCATGACCGTCGTCCGCCGGGGCATGGAGCGGTTCGTACACGGCGAGCGCACCGGTCCGCTGCGGCTGGTGGAGAAGGAGCGCTTCCCCGCCAAGGAGCGGGAGCGGGTGAAGGGTGGCTACACCGCACCGATCCCCTCGCAAGTAGTGAAGGTGCTGGTGGAGAAGGGCCAGTCCGTGAAGCCCGGTGATGGCCTGCTCGTCCTCAGCAGCATGAAGATGGAAAGCACCGTTTCCGCCGCCGAGGAAGGCGTGGTGGAGGAGGTGTTCGCTGCCGAGGGCAGCAGTGTGGAAGCGGGGGCGTTGCTGTTGAAACTGAACACGTGA
- the metH gene encoding methionine synthase, protein MSIPTYSGLEPLRIFPGSNFVNIGERTNVTGSAAFRKLIKNGNYDEAVNVARQQVENGAQIIDVNLDEGLIDGVAAMTKFLNLIAAEPDIARVPVMVDSSKFAVIEAGLKCLQGKGIANSISLKEGEEEFLRQARIVRRLGAAVVVMCFDEEGQADNFERRIAIAERAYRLLTEKAGFPPHDIIIDPNILTVATGMSEHDHYAVDYIRAVAWIKHNLPGALVSGGVSNVSFSFRGNEPVREAIHTAFLYHAIKAGMDMGIVNAGQIGVYDDIEKELLEHVEDVLLARRPDATERMVAFAEQFKGAPSAEVVAQQAAWREGSVEERLKHALVHGITEFIEGDTEEAREKLSDPVAVIEGPLMAGMNVVGDLFGSGKMFLPQVVKSARVMKRAVAYLEPYLLERKATLPIAQQSTGAKKVLLATVKGDVHDIGKNIVGVILACNGWEVIDLGVMVPSEKILAAAKEHKVDVIGLSGLITPSLDEMVHVAKEMQREGFYTPLLIGGATTSRVHTAVRIDPHYDKPVVHVIDASRCVPVVSELLSEDRREAAATRFKAEYSTVREQYVGHERSKEYLPIEDARGRALRIDWVSEPPVAPRSTGVFTYRNFPLDQLVPYIDWTPFFQAWELHGRYPAILKDAVVGAEATKLFDDSRRLLDRIVKEQWLQAHGVAAIWPANAVGDDIEVYKDASRGATLGRFHTLRQQLKKTAGQPQLALSDFIASKESGLIDHVGGFAVTAGQGIEAHVKRLEAEHDDYGSILLKALADRLAEAFAEKLHEVVRQDLWGYEARSFTNEELIKEAYQGIRPAPGYPACPDHTEKPELFRLLEATKHTGITLTESMAMYPTAAVSGWYFAHPQAKYFGVGRVAQDQVLDLASRKGLEAKVMERWLGSLLAYEP, encoded by the coding sequence ATGTCCATCCCCACCTACTCCGGCCTCGAGCCCCTGCGCATCTTCCCGGGTTCCAACTTCGTCAACATCGGCGAGCGCACGAACGTCACGGGCAGTGCGGCCTTCCGCAAGCTGATCAAGAACGGCAACTACGATGAGGCCGTGAACGTGGCGCGCCAGCAGGTGGAGAACGGCGCGCAGATCATCGACGTGAACCTGGACGAGGGCCTCATCGATGGTGTGGCGGCCATGACGAAGTTCCTCAACCTCATCGCCGCCGAGCCCGACATCGCGCGCGTGCCGGTGATGGTGGACAGCAGCAAGTTCGCCGTGATCGAAGCGGGGCTAAAGTGCCTGCAAGGCAAGGGTATCGCCAACAGCATCAGCCTGAAGGAAGGGGAGGAGGAGTTCCTGCGCCAGGCCAGGATCGTGCGTCGGCTCGGTGCCGCCGTGGTGGTGATGTGCTTCGACGAGGAGGGACAGGCCGACAATTTCGAGCGCCGCATCGCGATCGCGGAGCGCGCCTACCGCCTGCTCACGGAGAAAGCCGGTTTCCCGCCCCACGACATCATCATCGACCCGAACATCCTCACGGTGGCCACGGGCATGAGCGAGCACGACCACTACGCGGTGGATTACATCCGCGCGGTGGCCTGGATCAAGCACAACCTGCCGGGTGCCTTGGTCAGCGGCGGCGTCAGCAACGTGAGCTTCAGCTTCCGCGGCAACGAACCCGTGCGCGAGGCCATCCACACCGCCTTCCTCTACCACGCGATCAAGGCCGGCATGGACATGGGCATCGTCAACGCTGGACAGATCGGCGTGTACGACGACATCGAGAAGGAACTGCTGGAACACGTGGAGGATGTGCTGCTGGCGCGTCGTCCCGATGCCACCGAACGCATGGTGGCCTTTGCCGAGCAATTCAAGGGCGCGCCCAGCGCCGAGGTGGTGGCCCAGCAGGCAGCCTGGCGCGAAGGCAGCGTGGAGGAACGCTTGAAGCACGCGCTGGTGCATGGCATCACAGAGTTCATCGAGGGCGATACCGAAGAAGCGAGGGAGAAGCTGAGCGACCCCGTGGCCGTGATCGAAGGCCCGTTGATGGCCGGCATGAACGTGGTGGGCGATCTCTTCGGAAGCGGCAAGATGTTCCTGCCCCAGGTGGTGAAAAGCGCGCGGGTGATGAAACGCGCCGTGGCCTATCTGGAACCTTATCTCTTGGAGCGCAAGGCCACCTTGCCCATCGCCCAACAGAGCACCGGCGCGAAGAAAGTGCTGCTGGCCACGGTGAAAGGCGACGTTCACGACATCGGCAAGAACATCGTGGGCGTGATCCTGGCCTGCAACGGCTGGGAGGTGATCGACCTGGGGGTGATGGTGCCCAGCGAGAAGATCCTGGCCGCCGCGAAGGAGCACAAGGTGGATGTGATCGGTCTAAGTGGTCTGATCACGCCCTCGCTGGACGAGATGGTCCACGTGGCCAAGGAGATGCAGCGTGAGGGATTCTATACGCCATTATTGATCGGTGGGGCCACCACCAGCCGCGTGCATACCGCCGTGCGCATCGATCCGCACTACGACAAGCCCGTGGTGCATGTGATCGACGCCAGCCGCTGTGTGCCCGTGGTGAGCGAGCTGCTCAGCGAGGACCGGCGGGAGGCCGCTGCCACGCGGTTCAAGGCCGAGTACAGCACCGTGCGGGAGCAGTATGTCGGGCACGAACGCAGCAAGGAATACCTGCCGATCGAGGATGCGCGTGGCCGTGCCCTGCGCATCGATTGGGTATCCGAACCGCCCGTGGCACCACGCAGCACAGGCGTCTTCACCTACCGCAACTTCCCGTTGGACCAGCTGGTGCCCTACATCGACTGGACACCTTTCTTCCAGGCCTGGGAGCTGCACGGCCGCTATCCCGCCATCCTGAAGGATGCCGTGGTGGGCGCCGAGGCCACCAAGTTGTTCGACGATTCGCGGAGGCTGCTGGACCGCATCGTGAAGGAGCAGTGGCTGCAAGCCCATGGGGTGGCCGCCATCTGGCCCGCCAACGCTGTGGGCGACGACATCGAGGTGTACAAGGATGCTTCGCGCGGCGCCACCCTGGGCCGCTTCCACACCCTGCGCCAGCAGTTGAAGAAGACCGCTGGCCAGCCCCAGTTGGCGTTATCCGACTTCATCGCATCCAAGGAAAGCGGCCTCATCGATCATGTGGGCGGCTTCGCGGTCACGGCAGGGCAGGGCATTGAGGCCCATGTGAAGCGCCTGGAGGCCGAGCACGACGACTATGGGTCCATCCTGCTCAAAGCCCTGGCTGACCGCCTGGCCGAGGCCTTCGCCGAGAAGCTGCACGAGGTGGTGCGCCAGGATCTCTGGGGCTATGAGGCGCGTTCCTTCACCAATGAAGAGTTGATCAAGGAGGCGTACCAAGGCATCCGCCCGGCGCCGGGCTATCCCGCCTGCCCGGACCACACCGAGAAGCCGGAGCTCTTCCGCCTGCTCGAGGCCACCAAGCACACGGGCATCACCCTCACGGAAAGCATGGCGATGTACCCCACGGCGGCCGTGAGCGGCTGGTACTTCGCCCACCCCCAGGCCAAGTATTTCGGTGTGGGCCGGGTGGCACAGGACCAGGTGCTTGATCTGGCGTCCCGCAAGGGCTTGGAAGCCAAGGTCATGGAGCGGTGGCTGGGCAGCTTGCTGGCCTACGAACCTTGA
- a CDS encoding TetR/AcrR family transcriptional regulator, with translation MPRDTKELILDKAKEVFNVRGYDAVTLHELAAELDMSRGNLAYHYKDKDLLLEAIVAEMWERIEEDRRKFRPFPSFENLHNEVQLYYKYQQEYAFLFLNPLLLNHPAVQARFREMTRKTIADNEASLAFAIKNGTLKPEPVPGLYHNIAFITWMLAFYWLSQQLIRGERTREDGEKVIWSQLIPHLTAKGLKDFKAFFGEDYFNNLGEPLRMETAHTFTF, from the coding sequence ATGCCCCGCGATACCAAGGAACTCATCCTCGACAAGGCCAAGGAGGTCTTCAATGTACGCGGCTATGACGCCGTGACGCTGCACGAACTGGCCGCCGAGCTCGACATGAGCCGCGGCAACCTGGCCTACCATTACAAGGACAAGGACCTGCTGCTGGAGGCCATCGTGGCCGAGATGTGGGAGCGCATAGAGGAGGACCGCCGCAAGTTCCGGCCCTTCCCCAGCTTCGAGAACCTGCACAACGAGGTACAACTCTACTACAAGTACCAGCAGGAGTACGCCTTTCTCTTCCTGAACCCGCTCCTGCTGAACCACCCGGCGGTGCAGGCGCGGTTCCGCGAGATGACGCGCAAGACCATCGCCGACAACGAGGCCTCCCTCGCCTTCGCCATCAAGAACGGCACGCTGAAGCCTGAGCCGGTGCCGGGCTTATACCACAACATCGCCTTCATCACCTGGATGCTCGCGTTCTACTGGCTCTCCCAGCAACTGATCCGCGGTGAGCGCACCCGTGAGGATGGTGAGAAGGTGATCTGGAGCCAGCTGATACCGCACCTCACCGCCAAGGGCCTCAAGGACTTCAAGGCCTTCTTCGGCGAGGACTACTTCAACAACCTCGGTGAGCCGCTCCGCATGGAGACCGCGCACACCTTCACCTTCTGA
- a CDS encoding acyl-CoA carboxylase subunit beta: MAVLQSNVNTAAESARANRAEMMKLLEKLGGHMEESRFQGKPETLEKARKRGKLLARERIELLLDRDSPFLELLPLAGMSVKGGFGAGGTNVSGIGIVQGKLCMINANVGTRKGGSVDQATLLKALRIGKITEENRLPTINMVESGGANLTDQDKVFNYGGETFRQITQRSKMGMTTIAVVFGNATAGGAYVPGMSDFSIFQKKAAKVFLAGPPLVKMATNEESTDEELGGAEMHSRVSGVSDYLAEDELDGIRIARELMQWVKVERPHLVPQGPIAEPKFDPEEILDVVPANVKTPFDVRELIMRVVDGSEFTEFKPEYGGTMVCGWARIHGYPVGILANNGVIFSESANKGTQFIQLSNKNDIPLLFLHNTTGYMVGKEYEEGGIIKHGAKLINAVSNSEVPHLALMIGSSYGAGNYGMNGRSYHPRFLFAYPNSKIGVMGSEQMAGVMEIIQRQSAAAAGKEYDEQQGAMIKAMLIQEAEKKANAWHSTSELWDDGIIDPRETRNYLGMALAIVYNSPIKGTEGYGVFRM; this comes from the coding sequence ATGGCCGTTCTGCAAAGCAACGTGAACACCGCCGCCGAAAGCGCCCGCGCCAACCGCGCGGAGATGATGAAGCTGCTGGAGAAGCTCGGCGGCCACATGGAGGAGAGCCGCTTCCAGGGAAAGCCCGAGACCTTGGAGAAAGCCCGCAAACGCGGCAAGCTCCTGGCCCGCGAACGCATCGAACTGCTGCTGGACCGCGACAGCCCCTTCCTCGAACTCCTGCCTTTGGCAGGCATGAGCGTGAAGGGCGGCTTCGGCGCGGGCGGCACCAATGTCAGCGGCATCGGCATCGTGCAGGGCAAGTTGTGCATGATCAACGCCAACGTGGGTACACGCAAGGGCGGCTCGGTGGACCAAGCCACGCTGCTGAAGGCGCTGCGCATCGGCAAGATCACCGAGGAGAACCGCCTGCCCACCATCAACATGGTGGAGAGCGGCGGCGCCAACCTCACCGACCAGGACAAGGTGTTCAACTACGGCGGCGAGACCTTCCGCCAGATCACCCAGCGAAGCAAGATGGGCATGACGACGATCGCTGTCGTCTTCGGGAACGCCACGGCCGGCGGCGCATATGTGCCCGGCATGAGCGACTTCTCCATCTTCCAGAAGAAGGCCGCCAAGGTCTTCCTGGCCGGTCCGCCGCTGGTGAAGATGGCCACCAACGAGGAGAGCACCGACGAGGAATTGGGCGGCGCCGAGATGCACAGCCGCGTATCGGGTGTGAGCGACTACCTCGCCGAGGACGAACTGGACGGCATCCGCATCGCACGCGAGCTGATGCAATGGGTGAAGGTGGAGCGACCGCACCTGGTGCCACAAGGTCCCATCGCCGAACCGAAGTTCGATCCCGAGGAGATCCTCGATGTGGTGCCCGCCAATGTGAAGACGCCCTTCGATGTGCGTGAGCTGATCATGCGTGTGGTGGACGGCAGCGAGTTCACCGAGTTCAAGCCCGAGTACGGCGGCACCATGGTCTGCGGCTGGGCAAGGATCCACGGCTATCCCGTGGGTATCCTGGCGAACAACGGTGTCATCTTCAGCGAGAGCGCCAACAAGGGCACGCAGTTCATCCAGCTCAGCAACAAGAACGACATCCCACTGCTCTTCCTGCACAATACCACCGGCTACATGGTGGGCAAGGAGTACGAGGAGGGCGGTATCATCAAGCACGGCGCCAAGCTGATCAACGCGGTCAGCAACAGCGAAGTGCCGCACCTCGCGCTGATGATCGGCAGCAGCTACGGCGCCGGCAACTATGGCATGAACGGCCGCAGCTACCACCCGCGCTTCCTCTTCGCCTACCCGAACAGCAAGATCGGCGTGATGGGCAGCGAGCAGATGGCCGGTGTGATGGAGATCATCCAGCGCCAGAGCGCCGCTGCTGCAGGCAAGGAGTACGACGAGCAGCAGGGCGCGATGATCAAGGCCATGCTGATCCAGGAGGCGGAGAAGAAGGCCAACGCGTGGCACAGCACCAGCGAATTGTGGGACGATGGCATCATCGACCCGCGCGAGACGCGCAATTACCTCGGCATGGCGCTGGCCATCGTCTACAACAGTCCCATCAAAGGCACGGAAGGCTACGGCGTATTCCGCATGTGA
- a CDS encoding TolC family protein — protein MRILPITVAAALASSLSAQQYLTLQQCIQRAEEKNLMVINALLDEEISQAARSQAKWDLAPDLNGFASHSYNFGRVVDRFTNTFANDRVRSNNFFLSANVGLYEGGRKMNRIRQSELDVQTAEQAREAMLNDVRLEVTQAFLDVLGLRERIKAGEAQVANTQEQIVFTQALVEAGRMPQAELLTLRAQLAQEELQLTDVTNQHDQRLLALGRTMQMQLNELVRFDIQAPDINGLRIVEPAAGAEEVLEATLKTNPSYAQAERTMRSAEKGIDIARADHLPSLFLGASVGTGYSGLNRRVVGEPIIGSPQAIGFTAGGETVFAPNIGFNTELTPFGSQLDQNLNETVGLQLNIPIFNNMRIRTNVAQARIRHEQARNRMTMVRDDLQRNVVDALVMQRSAYRQYLAADRAVEAGTLALEYAQERFNAGAITSIELMASKTQLNRNTAELINAKYQYLMASKYLDILQGIPVAL, from the coding sequence ATGCGCATCCTTCCCATCACGGTCGCCGCGGCCCTTGCGTCGTCGCTTTCCGCCCAGCAATACCTCACCCTCCAACAGTGCATCCAGCGCGCGGAGGAGAAGAACCTCATGGTGATCAACGCGTTGCTCGATGAGGAGATCTCCCAGGCGGCGCGCAGCCAGGCGAAATGGGACCTCGCGCCCGACCTCAACGGCTTCGCTTCGCACTCCTACAACTTCGGCCGGGTGGTGGACCGCTTCACCAACACCTTCGCCAACGACCGCGTGCGCAGCAACAACTTCTTCCTCAGCGCCAACGTGGGGCTATACGAAGGTGGGCGCAAGATGAACCGCATACGGCAATCGGAGCTGGATGTGCAGACCGCGGAACAGGCCCGCGAGGCCATGCTGAACGATGTGCGGCTGGAGGTGACACAGGCCTTTCTGGATGTGCTGGGTCTGCGGGAGCGGATCAAGGCCGGTGAGGCGCAGGTGGCCAACACGCAGGAGCAGATCGTCTTCACACAGGCCCTGGTGGAAGCCGGTCGCATGCCGCAGGCGGAACTGTTGACACTGCGTGCGCAGCTGGCCCAGGAGGAATTGCAGTTGACCGATGTCACCAACCAGCATGACCAGCGCCTGCTGGCGCTGGGCCGCACCATGCAGATGCAGCTGAACGAGTTGGTGCGCTTCGACATCCAGGCGCCTGACATCAACGGACTGCGCATCGTGGAACCCGCGGCCGGCGCGGAGGAGGTGCTGGAGGCCACGCTGAAGACCAACCCCAGCTACGCGCAGGCCGAGCGGACGATGCGGAGTGCTGAGAAAGGGATCGATATCGCCAGGGCGGACCATTTGCCATCACTCTTCCTCGGCGCTTCCGTGGGAACAGGCTATTCGGGCCTCAACCGCCGTGTGGTGGGCGAGCCCATCATCGGAAGCCCGCAGGCCATCGGCTTCACAGCGGGCGGCGAGACCGTCTTCGCACCGAACATCGGCTTCAACACCGAGCTCACGCCCTTCGGTAGCCAACTGGACCAGAACCTCAACGAGACCGTGGGCCTGCAGTTGAACATCCCCATCTTCAACAACATGCGCATCCGCACCAACGTGGCCCAGGCCCGGATACGGCATGAACAGGCGCGCAACCGCATGACCATGGTACGCGACGACCTGCAGCGCAACGTGGTGGACGCCTTGGTGATGCAACGCAGCGCCTACCGCCAATACCTCGCTGCGGATCGCGCCGTGGAGGCCGGCACCCTGGCCTTGGAATACGCCCAGGAGCGATTCAACGCGGGCGCCATCACCTCCATAGAACTCATGGCCTCCAAGACCCAGCTCAACCGCAATACCGCCGAGCTGATCAACGCCAAGTACCAGTACCTGATGGCCAGCAAGTACCTGGATATCCTGCAGGGGATACCGGTGGCATTGTAG